A part of Streptomyces sp. NBC_01210 genomic DNA contains:
- a CDS encoding XdhC/CoxI family protein — translation MLDIAEELNRWVEQGREFAVATVVAVGGSAPRQPGAALAVDSEGTAIGSVSGGCVEGAVYELCRQSLEDGLTVLEQFGYSDDDAFAVGLTCGGIIDILVMPVRADSPARKVFAAALSAAAGGEAAAVARITDGPAEVRGRALLVRPDGSYDGVLGGHPELDRTAAAEARALLDVGRTGTVVIGEDGSRCGQPLTLLIESSVPAPRMIVFGAIDFASALVRVGKFLGYHVTVCDARPVFATRTRFPEADEIVVDWPHRYLESTEVDRRTVLCVLTHDAKFDVPLLELALRLPVAYIGAMGSRRTHEDRNKRLREVGVTELELARLRSPIGLDLGARTPEETALSIGAEIVANRRGGSGVSLTGAHTPIHHDGLQASVGRMGSVA, via the coding sequence GTGCTGGACATCGCCGAAGAGCTGAACCGGTGGGTCGAGCAGGGCCGCGAATTCGCTGTCGCCACCGTGGTGGCGGTCGGCGGCAGCGCGCCCCGGCAGCCGGGCGCCGCTCTCGCGGTGGACAGCGAGGGCACGGCGATCGGGTCGGTCTCCGGAGGGTGTGTGGAAGGGGCGGTGTACGAGCTGTGTCGGCAGTCGCTCGAGGACGGTCTCACCGTCCTCGAGCAGTTCGGCTACAGCGACGACGACGCCTTCGCCGTAGGCCTGACCTGCGGCGGAATCATCGACATCCTCGTCATGCCGGTACGCGCGGACTCTCCTGCGAGGAAGGTGTTCGCGGCCGCGCTGTCCGCCGCCGCCGGAGGGGAGGCGGCGGCGGTCGCGCGGATCACCGACGGACCGGCGGAGGTCAGGGGCCGTGCGCTGCTGGTCCGGCCGGACGGTTCGTACGACGGGGTCCTCGGCGGTCACCCCGAGCTGGACCGCACGGCTGCGGCCGAGGCCCGCGCGCTGCTGGATGTCGGCCGCACCGGCACGGTCGTCATTGGCGAGGACGGCAGCCGCTGCGGACAGCCGTTGACGCTCCTGATCGAATCGAGCGTCCCGGCCCCCCGCATGATCGTCTTCGGCGCGATCGACTTCGCCTCGGCACTGGTCCGGGTCGGCAAGTTCCTCGGCTACCACGTCACGGTCTGCGACGCCCGTCCCGTCTTCGCGACGAGGACCCGCTTCCCGGAGGCCGACGAGATCGTCGTCGACTGGCCGCACCGCTATCTGGAGTCGACGGAGGTGGACCGCCGCACTGTCCTCTGCGTCCTCACCCACGACGCCAAGTTCGACGTCCCGCTGCTCGAACTGGCCCTGAGACTTCCCGTCGCCTATATCGGCGCGATGGGTTCCCGGCGTACGCATGAGGACCGCAACAAGCGGTTGCGTGAGGTCGGCGTGACCGAACTCGAACTGGCCCGTCTGCGCTCGCCGATCGGCCTGGACCTCGGCGCGCGTACGCCGGAGGAGACGGCGCTGTCGATCGGTGCGGAGATAGTGGCTAACCGGCGCGGCGGCAGCGGAGTCTCCCTGACGGGAGCGCACACCCCGATCCACCATGACGGCCTGCAGGCCTCGGTGGGGCGGATGGGTTCGGTCGCCTGA
- a CDS encoding RNHCP domain-containing protein, whose protein sequence is MSRSTSRKTPGNASRNTPGNTSRRARTEARAQSFRCLHCGLDVSMTAAGTGHRNHCPNCLWSRHLDDTPGDRAADCGARMEPLAISVRGDGEWVLVHRCTGCGVLHANRTAGDDNALPLTRLAVRPLAQPPFPLERLGTL, encoded by the coding sequence ATGTCCCGCAGCACCTCACGCAAGACCCCGGGCAATGCCTCACGCAACACCCCGGGCAACACCTCCAGACGCGCCCGCACCGAAGCGCGTGCCCAGTCCTTCCGCTGCCTCCACTGCGGTCTCGACGTATCGATGACCGCAGCCGGTACCGGTCACCGCAATCACTGCCCCAACTGCCTGTGGAGCCGTCATCTCGACGACACCCCCGGCGACAGGGCTGCCGACTGCGGAGCCCGGATGGAACCTCTCGCCATCTCCGTCCGCGGCGACGGCGAGTGGGTGCTCGTCCACCGCTGCACCGGCTGCGGGGTGCTCCATGCCAACCGCACGGCGGGTGACGACAATGCCCTGCCGCTGACCCGGCTCGCGGTGCGCCCGCTGGCCCAGCCGCCGTTCCCGCTGGAACGGCTCGGCACTCTCTGA
- a CDS encoding TetR/AcrR family transcriptional regulator, which yields MTRETGRPLRADAQRNRDKILSAAVRVFAEQGLDAHLERIAKEAGVGTGTLYRNFPTREILIEAAYRNELSRLCDAAPDLLATMEPREALRAWMGRFIDYATAKLGMADALRALVESGVNPYAQSHEMMLSALTSLLSAGVSAGTIRSDISATDMFAGLTGIALASGKPEQREQAERLLDLILDGLSTDRH from the coding sequence ATGACCAGAGAGACAGGACGCCCGCTGCGGGCCGACGCGCAGCGCAACCGGGACAAGATCCTCTCCGCTGCGGTGCGCGTCTTCGCCGAGCAGGGACTGGACGCGCACCTGGAGCGCATCGCCAAAGAAGCCGGCGTAGGCACCGGGACCCTCTACCGGAACTTTCCGACCCGGGAGATCCTGATCGAGGCCGCGTACCGCAACGAGCTGAGCCGGCTGTGCGACGCCGCCCCCGACCTTCTGGCCACGATGGAGCCGCGTGAGGCGCTGCGCGCCTGGATGGGCCGCTTCATCGACTACGCGACCGCCAAACTGGGCATGGCCGATGCCCTGCGGGCCCTCGTCGAGTCGGGCGTCAACCCCTACGCCCAAAGCCACGAGATGATGCTGTCCGCCCTGACCTCACTCCTGAGCGCCGGCGTAAGCGCCGGCACCATCCGGTCGGACATCAGCGCGACCGACATGTTCGCCGGCCTCACCGGCATTGCTCTGGCCTCCGGAAAACCCGAACAGCGTGAGCAGGCCGAACGTCTCCTCGACCTCATCCTGGACGGACTGAGCACCGACCGGCACTGA
- a CDS encoding SDR family NAD(P)-dependent oxidoreductase, with product MNLSLEGKVAVVTGGASGVGLGIAQEFVDQGARVVITDLQQAQLDEAVAVIGPNCSGIVADVTNLASMEMMYREVKTRYGRLDAVVANAGIGAHAPLGSITEEQFDRTFNVNAKGVLFTVQPALPLLPSGGTVVIIGSTASIQPPRGMSMYGGAKAAVRGFIRSWIQDIKGAGIRMNVLSPGAVDTESLRRALEMAQGADQVDAAIKAMGEGNPTGRIADPREMGKAAVFLSSDASSFITGVELFVDGGMAQV from the coding sequence ATGAATCTCTCGCTCGAAGGAAAGGTCGCCGTTGTCACCGGCGGCGCGTCGGGGGTCGGCCTGGGTATCGCCCAGGAGTTCGTTGACCAGGGCGCCCGCGTGGTCATCACCGATCTCCAGCAGGCACAGCTGGACGAAGCAGTCGCGGTGATCGGACCGAACTGCTCCGGCATCGTCGCGGATGTCACGAATCTCGCGTCCATGGAGATGATGTACCGGGAGGTCAAGACACGGTACGGACGGCTCGACGCGGTCGTGGCCAACGCCGGCATCGGCGCTCACGCCCCGCTCGGCTCGATCACGGAGGAGCAGTTCGACCGGACCTTCAACGTCAATGCGAAGGGTGTCCTGTTCACCGTCCAACCGGCACTGCCGCTGCTGCCGTCCGGCGGAACGGTCGTCATCATCGGATCGACGGCTTCCATCCAGCCTCCGCGCGGGATGAGCATGTACGGCGGCGCGAAGGCCGCGGTGCGCGGTTTCATCCGGTCCTGGATCCAGGACATCAAGGGGGCGGGCATCCGGATGAACGTCCTCAGTCCCGGGGCGGTCGACACCGAGTCCCTCAGGCGCGCTCTGGAGATGGCGCAGGGAGCCGATCAGGTGGACGCCGCGATCAAGGCCATGGGGGAGGGCAACCCGACCGGGCGGATCGCGGATCCCCGCGAGATGGGCAAGGCCGCGGTGTTCCTCTCCAGCGATGCGTCGAGCTTCATCACCGGCGTGGAGCTCTTCGTGGACGGCGGCATGGCCCAGGTGTGA
- a CDS encoding aminotransferase class I/II-fold pyridoxal phosphate-dependent enzyme, translating to MAGSNVTALFRASTAHSPSYFTLNRAAGGEITDFCIPCNPYFPTPVMFDQLGNRLREILTYYPSSADTITAELCQVLGLNPQTVAMGNGSTELITWIDHLLVKESLAVPVPTFGRWTDQPMETGKRVDMLLLPEARGFGLDPESFVQFIRSRGSRAAVICNPNNPDGGYLPKQQLLAMLDSLQDLDLVVVDESFLEFADAEPEPSVAAEAVLRTNVIVLRSLGKNFGLHGVRFGYLVSNPSLAAKVRAALPKWNLNSFAETVVFMLKEHRQEYAESLQQARRDRQEMTWRLSQLPGLTIYPSQGNFLYVRLPEGVDGAVLRDRLLAEHGVLVRECSNKVGSSSRFLRLVVRPHQDVIRLISAMEQVLYGQRTQVAEPPPQPMAPMLAQVPAPQQQRPLQQTPMQQTPMLALAQQPVAARGLAPAARQQNLPPAGAMPAAVPMPAGYGETSAGYTSGTAAVDRLIAQA from the coding sequence ATGGCCGGCAGCAATGTCACCGCACTCTTCCGCGCGTCCACCGCGCACAGCCCTTCGTACTTCACCCTGAACAGGGCAGCCGGCGGCGAGATCACGGACTTCTGCATCCCCTGCAATCCGTACTTTCCCACCCCAGTGATGTTCGATCAGCTCGGTAACCGCTTACGCGAGATCCTCACGTACTACCCGAGCAGCGCGGACACCATCACCGCCGAGCTGTGCCAGGTGCTCGGCCTCAACCCGCAGACCGTCGCCATGGGCAACGGCTCCACCGAACTGATCACCTGGATCGACCATTTGCTGGTCAAGGAGTCGCTGGCGGTCCCCGTCCCCACCTTCGGACGGTGGACCGACCAGCCGATGGAGACCGGCAAGCGTGTCGACATGCTCCTGCTGCCGGAGGCACGCGGTTTCGGCCTCGACCCCGAGTCCTTCGTGCAGTTCATCCGCAGCCGCGGCTCCCGCGCGGCGGTCATCTGCAACCCCAACAACCCCGATGGCGGCTACCTCCCCAAACAGCAGCTCCTCGCCATGCTCGACTCCCTCCAGGACCTGGACCTGGTCGTCGTCGACGAGTCCTTCCTCGAATTCGCGGACGCCGAACCGGAGCCGAGCGTCGCGGCGGAGGCCGTGCTGCGGACGAACGTGATCGTGCTGCGCAGTCTGGGCAAGAACTTCGGGCTGCACGGCGTGCGCTTCGGCTACCTCGTGTCGAATCCCAGCCTCGCCGCGAAGGTGCGTGCCGCACTGCCGAAGTGGAACCTCAACTCCTTCGCCGAGACAGTGGTGTTCATGCTGAAGGAGCACCGCCAGGAGTACGCCGAGAGCCTCCAGCAGGCCCGGCGCGACCGGCAGGAGATGACCTGGCGCCTCTCTCAGCTGCCCGGCCTCACCATCTACCCCTCGCAGGGCAACTTCCTCTATGTCCGCCTGCCGGAGGGTGTGGACGGGGCGGTCCTGCGGGACCGGCTACTCGCCGAACACGGCGTATTGGTGCGCGAGTGCAGTAACAAGGTCGGCAGCTCGAGCCGCTTCCTGCGCCTGGTGGTGCGTCCGCATCAGGACGTGATCCGGCTGATATCGGCGATGGAGCAGGTGCTGTACGGACAGCGCACCCAGGTGGCCGAACCGCCCCCGCAGCCGATGGCGCCGATGCTGGCCCAGGTGCCCGCGCCGCAGCAGCAGAGACCGCTGCAGCAGACGCCGATGCAGCAGACACCGATGCTCGCTCTGGCCCAGCAGCCGGTCGCCGCCCGGGGCCTTGCCCCGGCGGCCCGGCAGCAGAACTTGCCGCCTGCCGGCGCCATGCCCGCCGCTGTTCCCATGCCCGCCGGGTACGGGGAGACTTCCGCCGGCTACACCTCGGGCACGGCAGCGGTGGACCGCCTGATCGCCCAGGCCTAG
- a CDS encoding trypsin-like serine peptidase, which translates to MLRPGHRRHKPRLHGGRPAVTRTHESIARCFPAAADRAGAPARPDDDSWSVAEALQFWTPERIASATDPSGRPGAGLPGRGRSPRARADVGQQFAGIPSVGILFTVGADMRTHYCSASTVQSKGRNLILTAGHCLNTKAVFVPKYDPAKSLAQQPYGIWPVDEWFADKRYVKNSRGPESDLDYAFARVKPNGTRNLQDAVGGNTPARPATSENAVTTIGYPNVGRNPQDRPVQCTSRTQALPDFHQMRIDCAGMWDGVSGGPFFSTLDRAKGTGEIIGNVGGWNGGGPGVPTTHPAYNRITYSPVYGDRFFQLYDDADNGRHSDFGPYVQPALPFAMGGWEQWQNARLLATGDFTGNGSGDLLVVWADGSVVLYQGSGAGDPKRPFSAAHRLAAPGSIWKNARAISGGRFTGSGTDGLVVRWSDGELSEYRHVDKTGFHDEKTLAKHKNWQNARLIAVGRHTPGALRDDLTVVWANGSVGMYADVDSKAVSKGTFLVKPNKTWPLAAQITAGEFTGRNTGDLLVRWVDGETTIHPGVDTAGMHGEIKIRTPKSPWTRAAVVTAGAFGSDIRRNDVLVRWTDGTVTVHADVDKAGLHTEAPIVR; encoded by the coding sequence GTGCTGCGCCCTGGCCACCGTCGTCACAAGCCCCGCCTCCATGGCGGCCGACCGGCCGTCACCCGCACCCACGAGTCCATCGCCCGGTGCTTCCCCGCGGCAGCGGACCGGGCGGGCGCGCCGGCGCGGCCGGACGACGACAGCTGGTCGGTAGCCGAGGCGCTGCAGTTCTGGACACCGGAGCGCATCGCATCCGCCACCGATCCTTCCGGCCGCCCCGGCGCCGGCCTGCCGGGGCGGGGTAGGTCACCACGCGCCCGAGCGGACGTGGGGCAGCAGTTTGCGGGCATCCCCTCCGTCGGCATCCTCTTCACCGTCGGCGCCGACATGCGGACGCACTACTGCTCCGCCAGCACGGTGCAGAGCAAGGGACGCAACCTCATCCTGACGGCAGGTCACTGCCTCAATACCAAGGCCGTCTTCGTGCCGAAGTACGACCCGGCCAAGAGCCTCGCGCAGCAGCCTTACGGCATCTGGCCGGTTGACGAATGGTTCGCCGACAAGCGATACGTGAAGAACAGCAGAGGCCCGGAGTCCGACCTGGACTACGCGTTCGCCCGGGTCAAGCCCAACGGCACCAGGAACCTGCAGGACGCCGTCGGCGGCAACACGCCCGCCCGTCCCGCCACATCGGAGAACGCCGTCACCACCATCGGCTATCCCAATGTCGGCCGAAATCCGCAGGACCGGCCCGTCCAGTGCACCAGCCGCACCCAGGCGCTGCCGGACTTCCACCAGATGCGCATCGACTGCGCAGGCATGTGGGACGGCGTCTCCGGCGGGCCGTTCTTCTCCACCCTCGACCGTGCCAAGGGCACAGGCGAGATCATCGGCAACGTGGGCGGCTGGAACGGCGGCGGACCGGGCGTACCCACCACCCACCCGGCGTACAACCGCATCACCTACAGCCCGGTGTACGGCGATCGGTTCTTCCAGCTGTACGACGATGCCGACAACGGCCGCCACAGCGACTTCGGCCCCTACGTCCAGCCGGCCCTGCCCTTCGCGATGGGCGGCTGGGAGCAGTGGCAGAACGCCAGGCTGCTGGCCACCGGGGACTTCACGGGCAACGGGAGCGGCGACCTGCTCGTCGTGTGGGCCGACGGATCAGTCGTTCTCTACCAGGGCAGCGGTGCCGGCGACCCGAAGCGTCCGTTCTCCGCCGCCCACCGGCTCGCCGCCCCAGGAAGCATCTGGAAGAACGCGCGAGCCATCAGCGGCGGAAGGTTCACCGGCAGTGGCACGGACGGGCTCGTGGTGCGCTGGAGCGACGGTGAGCTGAGCGAGTACCGACACGTCGACAAGACGGGCTTCCACGACGAGAAGACTCTGGCCAAACACAAGAACTGGCAGAACGCCAGGCTCATCGCCGTCGGCCGGCACACCCCGGGTGCGCTGCGGGACGACCTGACCGTTGTCTGGGCCAACGGCTCCGTCGGGATGTACGCCGACGTCGACAGCAAGGCGGTGAGCAAGGGCACCTTCCTGGTGAAGCCGAACAAGACGTGGCCGCTCGCCGCACAGATCACCGCCGGGGAGTTCACCGGCAGGAACACCGGCGACCTGCTGGTGCGCTGGGTGGACGGTGAAACCACCATCCACCCGGGCGTCGACACCGCCGGCATGCACGGCGAGATCAAGATCCGAACCCCGAAGTCCCCGTGGACCCGCGCCGCCGTCGTCACTGCCGGGGCCTTCGGCTCGGACATCCGCCGCAACGACGTCCTGGTCCGCTGGACCGACGGTACCGTCACCGTGCACGCGGACGTCGACAAGGCAGGTCTGCACACGGAGGCTCCGATCGTGCGGTGA
- a CDS encoding YhjD/YihY/BrkB family envelope integrity protein, which translates to MPPSEPEDVRGRPRKGTHAGEEGAADRRPGSVFRPSWWQVRSRKLVATAKWLHTRAEARFPVISHLAARMVSVNIFDSATRLAAQCFLTAVPLLFVVGSFAPEAVRNQLISSVRAVFGLGGAANDELAQVYQSGTDSLREATGVVGALMLLLSATAVSRAMQRLCKRAWEIPRAGTGIAAWRWLAWIGIWLAVLIVQAPLRDGFGAGLWLGVPVTVLTQTALWWWTQHLLLGGLIRWPPLLPGAVITAIAVTFLSIGARFYMPRALNRALSEYGSVGSVFVLLSWLIIVCVAVAISICAGAVAAQEPFLARHLGSPPPTWQKVEGT; encoded by the coding sequence ATGCCTCCCAGTGAGCCCGAGGACGTCCGGGGGCGGCCGCGCAAGGGGACGCACGCCGGGGAAGAGGGCGCGGCGGACCGCCGTCCTGGCTCCGTCTTCCGGCCGTCCTGGTGGCAGGTCCGGTCCCGGAAGCTGGTCGCCACCGCGAAGTGGCTGCACACGCGGGCCGAGGCCCGCTTCCCGGTCATCTCGCATCTGGCCGCACGGATGGTGTCGGTGAACATCTTCGACTCCGCCACCCGGCTGGCGGCGCAGTGCTTTCTGACCGCGGTCCCGCTGCTCTTCGTCGTCGGGTCCTTCGCACCGGAGGCGGTGCGCAATCAGCTGATCAGCTCCGTGCGCGCGGTCTTCGGGCTCGGCGGCGCCGCGAACGACGAGCTGGCGCAGGTGTATCAGTCCGGTACCGACAGTCTGCGCGAGGCCACCGGTGTGGTGGGCGCGCTCATGCTGCTGCTCTCCGCCACGGCCGTCAGCCGGGCGATGCAGCGGCTGTGCAAGCGGGCCTGGGAGATCCCCAGGGCGGGAACCGGGATCGCCGCCTGGCGGTGGCTGGCATGGATCGGGATCTGGCTGGCGGTTCTGATCGTGCAGGCGCCGCTGCGCGACGGTTTCGGCGCCGGGCTGTGGCTTGGCGTCCCGGTCACGGTGCTGACCCAGACCGCGCTCTGGTGGTGGACCCAGCACCTGTTGCTGGGCGGCCTGATCCGGTGGCCACCCCTGCTGCCCGGAGCCGTCATCACTGCGATCGCCGTGACCTTTCTGTCGATCGGAGCGCGTTTCTACATGCCCCGGGCGCTCAATCGCGCCCTTTCCGAGTACGGGTCGGTCGGCTCGGTCTTCGTACTGCTCTCATGGCTGATCATCGTCTGCGTGGCGGTCGCCATCAGCATCTGCGCGGGAGCCGTCGCGGCCCAGGAACCGTTCCTGGCCCGTCACCTGGGCAGTCCACCGCCCACCTGGCAGAAGGTTGAAGGCACTTGA
- a CDS encoding GAP family protein yields MVIDLLLIALAITLDPLPIMAFVLVVSSTRGAWKGLAFILGWLACLVGVIALVLALTGGQPPPPRSPPSTAALAAKLAIGLALVLYGEHRRRRLGEAHKPASGSARKSPRKSSRSPSSPSTTSRMDRSSAWAAAGLAVFLQPWGMVAAGATTVIEADLSHFSSYLALFGFCILATSSLLAAELYVVFAPEAAQARLMKLRAWLEGHQEPAIVVICLFLGLWLTGKSIYQLTS; encoded by the coding sequence ATGGTCATCGACCTGCTCCTCATCGCGCTGGCCATCACGCTCGACCCTCTGCCGATCATGGCTTTTGTCCTGGTGGTGTCGTCCACGAGGGGTGCGTGGAAGGGGCTGGCCTTCATCCTGGGCTGGCTGGCCTGTCTCGTCGGTGTGATCGCTCTGGTACTCGCGCTGACCGGCGGACAGCCCCCGCCGCCCAGATCTCCGCCGTCCACGGCGGCGCTCGCGGCCAAACTCGCCATCGGCCTCGCGCTGGTGCTCTACGGCGAACACCGGCGACGGCGGCTTGGAGAGGCTCACAAGCCGGCGTCCGGGTCCGCCCGCAAGTCGCCTCGTAAGTCTTCCCGTTCCCCGTCGTCCCCTTCCACGACCTCCCGGATGGACCGCAGCTCGGCCTGGGCGGCGGCGGGACTTGCCGTGTTCCTGCAGCCCTGGGGCATGGTCGCCGCGGGGGCGACCACGGTCATCGAGGCCGACCTGTCGCACTTCTCGTCGTATCTGGCGCTGTTCGGCTTCTGCATCCTCGCCACCTCGAGTCTTCTGGCCGCCGAGCTGTATGTGGTGTTCGCACCGGAGGCGGCCCAGGCCCGGCTGATGAAACTGCGCGCTTGGCTCGAAGGCCACCAGGAGCCGGCGATCGTGGTCATCTGTCTGTTTCTCGGCCTGTGGCTCACCGGGAAGAGCATCTACCAGCTGACCAGCTGA
- a CDS encoding DUF6325 family protein gives MGDDIEEMGPVDYLVVEFPGNRMTGEGFPLLVDLVDRGIIRILDLCFIRKDSDGSVTALELTDLGDGLDLTVFEGASSGLLGQDDLDEAATALEPGNSAGILVYENLWAAPFARAMRRSGAQLVTSGRIPVQALLASLDEVEATAPGGPAAG, from the coding sequence ATGGGCGACGACATCGAAGAGATGGGCCCCGTCGACTACCTGGTCGTCGAGTTCCCCGGCAACCGCATGACGGGCGAGGGCTTCCCCCTGCTCGTCGATCTGGTCGATCGCGGCATCATCCGCATCCTCGACCTCTGCTTCATCCGCAAGGACAGCGATGGCTCGGTTACCGCACTTGAACTGACGGATCTCGGGGACGGGCTCGACCTGACGGTCTTCGAGGGTGCCTCGTCCGGGCTGCTGGGCCAGGACGATCTCGACGAGGCCGCGACCGCGCTGGAGCCGGGCAACTCCGCCGGAATCCTGGTGTACGAGAACCTCTGGGCGGCACCCTTCGCCCGAGCCATGCGGCGCAGCGGTGCGCAATTGGTGACGAGCGGCCGAATTCCCGTCCAGGCCCTGCTGGCCTCCCTGGACGAGGTCGAGGCGACGGCCCCCGGCGGCCCCGCCGCCGGCTGA
- a CDS encoding SHOCT domain-containing protein: MPGLIRGVARTAVVAGTATAVSNRVSRRQAGRWAQQDDQQQQPQATAPAPAPTPPAPPGDDMSNKIDQLKQLGDLKAQGVLTEEEFAAEKRKILG, encoded by the coding sequence ATGCCCGGACTTATTCGTGGCGTCGCCCGCACCGCCGTCGTCGCCGGAACCGCGACCGCGGTGTCCAACCGCGTGTCGCGGCGCCAGGCGGGTCGGTGGGCGCAGCAGGACGACCAGCAGCAGCAGCCGCAGGCCACGGCACCCGCTCCGGCCCCAACGCCGCCCGCTCCACCCGGCGACGACATGAGCAACAAGATCGATCAGCTCAAGCAACTGGGCGACCTGAAGGCCCAAGGGGTGCTGACCGAAGAGGAATTCGCGGCAGAGAAGCGCAAGATCCTTGGCTGA
- a CDS encoding chloride channel protein, with protein MTEPSPRPAASGGGTQPEEADRLRDMLRTPTYLKTLGFSALIGLPVSLAAFWFLVGLHQLEHLMWANVPQALGWDAPPWWWPLPLLLVAGILVGLLVTHLPGAGGHIPASGLHAGGSSAAALPGVILAAAVSLPLGAALGPEAPLVALGGGLALLFRNLVRTPATPQSKALLGAAGAAAAVSTIFGNPLMAAVLLMEMAGVGGPQLFAVMLPVLLSSGVGSLVFTGFGRWTGLSTGGLSLKLGEPVPRIDTGDVFWSVLMAVAIGVFVHLILTGGRLAAVFVSMRPVVHTAVCALAAGVCASVYALTTDLSPADVASSGQATLTRMAADPHAWGVGALIAVLICKGAAYALCLGSLRGGPIFPSLFLGGAMGVLLAPLPGLGVVPGMAAGMAAAATSALRLPVSSVVLVGLLLGKTDLIPVVILAAVVAFVTTELLPPGRAVPPVVKPAVSPAASVASPA; from the coding sequence ATGACGGAGCCGAGCCCGCGACCAGCCGCGTCCGGCGGTGGAACGCAGCCGGAGGAGGCGGACCGGCTGCGCGACATGCTGCGCACCCCGACCTACCTGAAAACGCTCGGGTTCAGCGCCCTCATCGGTCTTCCGGTGTCGCTCGCCGCGTTCTGGTTCCTCGTCGGGCTCCACCAGCTGGAGCATCTGATGTGGGCCAATGTGCCGCAGGCCCTGGGCTGGGACGCCCCGCCGTGGTGGTGGCCGCTGCCCCTGCTGCTCGTCGCCGGCATCCTCGTCGGCCTGCTGGTCACACATCTGCCCGGCGCCGGCGGCCACATCCCCGCCTCCGGACTGCACGCGGGGGGCTCCTCGGCCGCGGCGCTGCCCGGAGTGATCCTCGCGGCCGCGGTCAGCCTCCCGCTCGGCGCCGCCCTGGGGCCCGAAGCCCCGCTGGTCGCCCTCGGCGGGGGCCTGGCGCTGCTCTTCAGGAATCTCGTCCGGACGCCGGCCACCCCGCAGAGCAAGGCACTCCTGGGCGCGGCCGGAGCCGCGGCGGCCGTCTCGACGATCTTCGGCAACCCGCTGATGGCCGCGGTGCTGCTCATGGAGATGGCGGGGGTCGGCGGACCGCAGCTGTTCGCGGTCATGCTGCCGGTTCTGCTGTCCAGCGGGGTGGGTTCGCTCGTGTTCACCGGCTTCGGCCGCTGGACCGGCCTCTCGACCGGCGGTCTGTCCCTGAAGCTGGGCGAACCGGTTCCCCGTATCGATACCGGTGACGTGTTCTGGTCGGTGCTGATGGCTGTCGCGATCGGTGTCTTCGTGCATCTGATTCTGACCGGAGGCCGGCTGGCCGCCGTGTTCGTCTCGATGCGCCCCGTCGTCCACACCGCCGTCTGCGCGCTGGCCGCCGGAGTCTGCGCCTCCGTGTACGCGCTCACCACCGACCTGTCACCTGCGGACGTGGCCTCGTCCGGTCAGGCCACGCTGACCCGGATGGCCGCCGATCCGCACGCCTGGGGGGTCGGTGCCCTGATCGCCGTACTGATCTGCAAGGGCGCGGCCTACGCGCTCTGTCTGGGCAGCCTGCGAGGCGGACCCATCTTTCCCTCCCTGTTCCTGGGCGGCGCGATGGGTGTGCTGCTCGCGCCCCTTCCGGGTCTGGGGGTCGTACCGGGAATGGCCGCGGGCATGGCGGCCGCCGCGACCAGTGCCCTGCGGCTGCCGGTCAGCAGCGTGGTGCTCGTCGGCCTGCTGCTCGGCAAGACCGACTTGATCCCCGTGGTGATTCTGGCGGCCGTCGTCGCCTTCGTGACCACCGAGCTGCTGCCTCCCGGCCGCGCTGTTCCGCCGGTGGTCAAGCCCGCCGTATCGCCGGCCGCCAGCGTGGCCAGCCCCGCCTGA